One genomic window of Vigna radiata var. radiata cultivar VC1973A unplaced genomic scaffold, Vradiata_ver6 scaffold_154, whole genome shotgun sequence includes the following:
- the LOC106752559 gene encoding TMV resistance protein N isoform X2 encodes MEFASSSSSSSSLYFNSEPRFIYDVFINFGGEDIGRRFVSHLHSALLQAQLKTLINEENLPEGLELDDQIGAIGGAKITIIVFSKSYTESTCSLRHLEKIIECHETFGQIVLPVFYEIDPLDVRHQKDDFGKALEETAHRCYSGEQLEHALSRWSSALNRVAGITGWDVRDFSVRRLLDHIDWYINQFPLGLDSIWEDEIESTENQSTEVIGIFGIGGLGKTTLAMKIYRIEFIGGKLVDWNYDAKVSGWLKKPGKRSRLCLQDDVKDVLEENIETEAIEGLSPKLHSSSRDCLEAHTFKKLKRLRLLLSADYGQISKQLREFPYKYMPNNFHLENAIAL; translated from the exons ATGGAGTtcgcttcttcttcatcatcatcatcgtcctTATACTTCAATTCAGAACCTCGTTTCATATACGATGTGTTCATCAACTTTGGAGGAGAAGATATCGGTAGAAGGTTCGTTTCTCATCTCCATTCTGCACTTTTACAAGCTCAactcaaaactttaattaacgAAGAGAATCTGCCGGAGGGACTGGAGCTGGACGATCAGATAGGAGCAATAGGAGGAGCTAAGATTACGATAATTGTTTTCTCCAAATCATACACTGAATCTACCTGCTCTCTTCGTCATCTTGAAAAAATCATTGAATGCCACGAAACTTTTGGTCAAATAGTTCTGCCCGTTTTCTACGAGATTGACCCATTGGATGTACGTCATCAGAAGGATGATTTTGGAAAAGCGTTGGAAGAAACTGCACACAGATGCTATTCAGGAGAACAACTGGAACATGCGCTGTCCAGGTGGAGCAGTGCACTCAATAGAGTTGCAGGGATCACGGGTTGGGATGTCAGAGATTTCAG CGTTCGGAGATTACTGGACCACATAGACTGGTATATTAATCAATTTCCTCTTGGATTAGATTCCATCTGGGAAGACGAGATTGAATCTACTGAAAATCAATCCACCGAAGTCATAGGGATATTTGGAATAGGAGGATTGGGTAAAACAACCCTAGCCATGAAAATCTATCGAATTGAGTTCATTG GTGGAAAGCTAGTGGATTGGAACTATGACGCAAAAGTGAGCGGATGGCTAAAGAAACCGGGGAAGAGGAGTCGATTATGTCTTCAGGATGATGTAAAAGATGTACTGGAAGAGAATATT GAGACAGAAGCTATCGAGGGATTGTCTCCGAAACTGCATTCCAGCAGTAGAGATTGCTTGGAAGCTCATACTTTCAAGAAATTGAAGAGACTAAGACTGCTACTCAGTGCAGATTATGGGCAAATTTCTAAACAACTGAGAGAGTTTCCTTATAAATACATGCCAAATAACTTTCATTTGGAAAATGCCATTGCACTTTGA
- the LOC106752559 gene encoding TMV resistance protein N isoform X1 produces the protein MEFASSSSSSSSLYFNSEPRFIYDVFINFGGEDIGRRFVSHLHSALLQAQLKTLINEENLPEGLELDDQIGAIGGAKITIIVFSKSYTESTCSLRHLEKIIECHETFGQIVLPVFYEIDPLDVRHQKDDFGKALEETAHRCYSGEQLEHALSRWSSALNRVAGITGWDVRDFRHDAELVKVIVDSVRRLLDHIDWYINQFPLGLDSIWEDEIESTENQSTEVIGIFGIGGLGKTTLAMKIYRIEFIGGKLVDWNYDAKVSGWLKKPGKRSRLCLQDDVKDVLEENIETEAIEGLSPKLHSSSRDCLEAHTFKKLKRLRLLLSADYGQISKQLREFPYKYMPNNFHLENAIAL, from the exons ATGGAGTtcgcttcttcttcatcatcatcatcgtcctTATACTTCAATTCAGAACCTCGTTTCATATACGATGTGTTCATCAACTTTGGAGGAGAAGATATCGGTAGAAGGTTCGTTTCTCATCTCCATTCTGCACTTTTACAAGCTCAactcaaaactttaattaacgAAGAGAATCTGCCGGAGGGACTGGAGCTGGACGATCAGATAGGAGCAATAGGAGGAGCTAAGATTACGATAATTGTTTTCTCCAAATCATACACTGAATCTACCTGCTCTCTTCGTCATCTTGAAAAAATCATTGAATGCCACGAAACTTTTGGTCAAATAGTTCTGCCCGTTTTCTACGAGATTGACCCATTGGATGTACGTCATCAGAAGGATGATTTTGGAAAAGCGTTGGAAGAAACTGCACACAGATGCTATTCAGGAGAACAACTGGAACATGCGCTGTCCAGGTGGAGCAGTGCACTCAATAGAGTTGCAGGGATCACGGGTTGGGATGTCAGAGATTTCAG GCATGATGCTGAACTTGTGAAGGTAATTGTTGACAGCGTTCGGAGATTACTGGACCACATAGACTGGTATATTAATCAATTTCCTCTTGGATTAGATTCCATCTGGGAAGACGAGATTGAATCTACTGAAAATCAATCCACCGAAGTCATAGGGATATTTGGAATAGGAGGATTGGGTAAAACAACCCTAGCCATGAAAATCTATCGAATTGAGTTCATTG GTGGAAAGCTAGTGGATTGGAACTATGACGCAAAAGTGAGCGGATGGCTAAAGAAACCGGGGAAGAGGAGTCGATTATGTCTTCAGGATGATGTAAAAGATGTACTGGAAGAGAATATT GAGACAGAAGCTATCGAGGGATTGTCTCCGAAACTGCATTCCAGCAGTAGAGATTGCTTGGAAGCTCATACTTTCAAGAAATTGAAGAGACTAAGACTGCTACTCAGTGCAGATTATGGGCAAATTTCTAAACAACTGAGAGAGTTTCCTTATAAATACATGCCAAATAACTTTCATTTGGAAAATGCCATTGCACTTTGA